Genomic segment of Deltaproteobacteria bacterium:
AAAGGTGTCCAGATATTGAAAGCCAAAAGTGGTTGCCACAATATCCCGGAAAAAGGTCTCTGAAACCTTGCTTATGACCTCTTCAGAGATCTTCTCACCTTGCTTCACGCCATATTTCGGAAGAAGTTTGTCAGGACCCAGTTGCGGTACAATCCGTCCGAGGTTTTCCTTGTGAATACTGGTGTAATGGGTATTCAGGATGTGCTGCTCGGCCCGGGAAAACTCCCTGAAAATGTCCAGGTACTGGGTAAAAGAAAAACGCCTGACTTCGATAGCATGAGTGAGCAAGTTCAAACAGTTCCTCAGTGGTTTGACAACGATGCCATCAAGCTCCATGGCTTGGACAAGGAAATGCATGCAATCGGCAATCTGAATAAAAGTGGTTCGAGTCAAGAAATTAAGGTTGATGGAGCCGATTAGGTTCTCAAAAAGGACATTGGCCAGGTTTTCCAGGCGGAAGGCAAATCCCAGGGAGTCGAATTTTCTCTCGTGATAGGTTCCGTACATGGAAGGAATGTCAGCAGCAATATGCCGCTTGTGGTAGATGTCTTCTGAAATCCTGAATTGCTTTCGGGATAGGATAGTCAGCTTGAGGAATCTCAGATAGTCAAGGATGCCCTGCAGGCGAGTGATCAAGTCAGAGTTTTTCAGGGCTTGCTCAAGGCGCCTGGTCCTGGGGAGCCCCTTGATACCGGCCTCCTTGAGAAGACCGTTTGTCTCGAAATGGTTCAGGTTGTACTTTTGATCAAGGAGTTCCAAAAAGCGGATTAAGAGAAGCACTCGTTGCCTATCGATTTTCAGCTCGTCAGGGACTTCAGACAGATGCTCTCTGAGTGAAGCTATGTCAAGATCCATGACTTGGCGGGCATCTTGAATCCCTGCTTGTTGAAACAGCCGGGTGACCAGCCTGTGCACCCCATCCACATGTTTTCCCGTCTCCTTTATCTCATCAAGGAACTCAGAAGGGACATAAGGTGCAATGGGTTTTTTGTCTCTGTTGCGCCAAAAGTCTATTATTCCCAAAGTAAAATCTATGAGGAGGTTGTTACTCTCCACATGAGACTGCTTCCGAAGAAAGTGTATCAGGATGTCTCCGCGGTTCGAGAGATCATCCATCTCCGTTGACACATCTCTTAGCTCACCTTCGGCATTTATTTCATTAAAATAGACGGGAAACAGCTTGGCCAGCTGTTTGGCGAGATTATAAACAGGGCCGACATGACTGTTAAGGAATAGAGTAATCTCATTCTGAAACAGGTCCGTATCCTTGATATAGAGCCCGGCAAGTTTAAGGTTGATGATCAGAGCGGAAATCAGCTTTTTGCACCACTTTGGATCATTTTCGATCAAATGAAGCCAGGCTTTGATGTTTGCAAGGTGAACCGGATTTGCCCGCACTTTCCATTCGGTCGTGGTGCCTTTGACTTCCGGGCACTGAAACCCGGAGTCAATGGTGTGCTGGATAAACAGATCCACCATGTCGCTATCATTGCTCTTAAAGACCTCTTTCCCAATATTTTCCAGGGCGTGAAAGGCTGCCTCAGGAAATTTCTGCATGCTTTGTCTCAGGGCTTCAAAGGTCCTGCTGAGCAGGTCTTCGACGTTTTCAACCTTGTGGGTGCGGATGATTGCAGCAAGACACCGGTTAAGCCGACCGAGTGTGTCTTCGTGTAGGGAAGAAAGGCCCCTGGTTTCTATGATCTTAAATAGACTCCGGAGTGTTTTGGTGAGTCTGTCTTGGGTGTCGGTTTTAACCTGCTCGATCCTGTGTGGAAGTTCCTTATACGATTTCACGATATCAACATAGCAGGGCAGCTCAAGGAGCGCGTTCAGCACGAGCTTTGGAGTTGCCTGTTGATCGATCTGGTTCAGCCTTTCCATGAATTCATGAAGGTGCGCATGAGATATGTCCGGAAAAAGACCTTGACGCGAGAGTCCCGGATGAGACTTTTCGCCGTCCGTGACAAACCACTCTGCGGGATCTTCCTGTGTGAGCCAGTATTCGTAAGACGTCTGGAGTGTCCTGCGAAGAAGTGGGTTAAAATGGAGGTGATCAAATCCATCCTCTTTCAATTGAGATACGATTTGCCCTATCCGTTTGACCTGATAGTATCCGCTCGACAAGAGAAAAAACTGCTCATCAGGCAAACTCATCAAACCCTCAAAAAGCTCGGACAGGACCGGCATGCAGTCCTTGAGGCGATTTCTTCCGTCATCTATGATTTTTTCAACAAAGTAGACGATATTGTCCAGGGCTTGAGCCTGGACTGACCGGTCAGATGATGAGCTGACGGCATCGAGCCCTTCATTTAAGATAATCTCAATGACTTCAGGCCCTTTGGGATGTTCGTAGTAGACCGAAAAGTGCCTCATTGCGTAGTTGCGCATTTCCTGGACTACATAGGCCCAGTTCTTGAAGGGATGATTCAGTTCGCACAAAAGGGCTTGAGTCTGCTGGAGGAGGCCTGGTAGCCTCTCCACGACCTCTTTGAGAGGTAAGTACCTGGCGTCAATGGATACAGCGCGATCAGTTACTTCCAGGTTGACCTGAAGGGCCTTGGAGGTCAGCCCTGCCGCCTGGGCGGTTCCTGTTGAACAAGTTTTCTTAGCAGGTGTGTCTTTCATTTACTGGATCAGCCTGGAAGAAGGTGGTGATGAAAATATTGAAGCAGGTGGGTGCCGCTATTTCCATAAACAATTTACGGAGCTTTTCCGGCTTTTGTCAAGGAAAAACAGACAGGTACCCTTTTATCTTGATCTTTTGGTTTGTTGCGGATATTTTGCCCGTCATTCATTATGAAAATCCTGGGAATAGAAACCTCTTGCGACGAGACAGCGGCCGCTGTCGTATCTAACGGAAATACCGTTTTATCGAATGTGGTTTGGTCACAGGTTGCGACCCACCATCCTTATGGCGGCGTTGTTCCAGAACTGGCTTCTCGAAAGCACATAGAGAAGATCGTTCCCGTGGTTAAAGAAGCCCTGTCTCTCGCCGGGCTTGATTCAAACAGCCTTGATGGTGTTGCTGTAACCTGTGGTCCGGGTTTGGTGGGGGCGCTCCTCGTCGGCCTATCCTTTGCCAAGGGTTTTGCTTATGCCAGAGGACTGCCGTTGACCGGGGTTAATCATCTGGAGGGCCACATAACAGCAGTTCATCTGGAACCTGCTGCCCCACCTTTTCCGTTTGTGGCGCTTTTGGCTTCAGGAGGGCACACGAGCCTTTACTACGTAGTCGGCCCGACGCGTTTTGAACACATGGGTCAGACCAGAGACGATGCTGCGGGGGAGGCATTTGACAAGGTGGCAAAATTGCTTGGGCTGGGATATCCGGGAGGGGCGGTCATAGATGAACTGTCCCGGCAAGGGGATCCTGAAAGGATACGCTTTCCCAGGGCATTGCTCGATAAGACTGGTTTCGATTTTAGTTTTAGCGGCATAAAAACTGCTGTCGCCCGCTATGTGCAGGGACAACAAGGTGAAAGTTCGGCAAGCCTCCAGGACATTGCAGCCGGATTTCAAGAAGCTGTGGTTGATGTCTTGGTTCAAAAGGCGATCTTGGCGGCTGAGACTAAAAGATGTGAATGTCTGGCTGTTGTGGGGGGCGTGGCGTCAAACAGCAGGTTGCGAGCGCGCATTAGGGAAGAGGCCATGCGCGCCGGCATCACGGTCCATATTCCGAGGCCCGAGTTTTGTACAGACAATGCGGCAATGATCGCTGCTACGGGTTACCACTACCTGTCACAAGGGAAAAACGCGCCCCTGGATCTGGATGCCTACTCCAAGGTCCCGAAGCTCTTGCGATAGCGGATCTGCTTCCTCTTTTCATTGGGCCCGCCCTTATTGGCATCAATTTCGCATTATCTAAAGAAGAGCGTTCCAAACCTCTTTTTTCGTCAATTTGTTGACACAACATGCCGACACGTCTACAAAACAGGAAAAAAGTGACCGATGATTTGAATTCCGTGCGTTTTCCTGATAGAAGAGCTTTTGACTCGATTGAGGAGTATGATGAGGGAGTCAAAAGGTATTGGGAGGCCATTGACGCTTACCGTGAGATGGCCGTTGAGCTGCATAACGACATAATGAAGGGGAAAGTTGCTGGGCCGCAGAAACATGAAGAAGGGTAAAGGGAAATTTTCTTGTATTTTTCCGATATGTTTGGTACGGATTGCAAAAAGTTAACAATACTAGAAAGGAGGAGGAGAATGGCAAGGAAAGTCCTATCGTGCGTGAGTATGCTGGTCTTGTTGTTCGGCCTGTGGGGCTGCGAGACGACGCCCACAGCCAAGGTGACCAGCGGTGAAGGTGGCCCCAGTATGGATGAGGCCCGGATGGAGGCCTATGACGGCCCCAA
This window contains:
- the tsaD gene encoding tRNA (adenosine(37)-N6)-threonylcarbamoyltransferase complex transferase subunit TsaD, whose product is MKILGIETSCDETAAAVVSNGNTVLSNVVWSQVATHHPYGGVVPELASRKHIEKIVPVVKEALSLAGLDSNSLDGVAVTCGPGLVGALLVGLSFAKGFAYARGLPLTGVNHLEGHITAVHLEPAAPPFPFVALLASGGHTSLYYVVGPTRFEHMGQTRDDAAGEAFDKVAKLLGLGYPGGAVIDELSRQGDPERIRFPRALLDKTGFDFSFSGIKTAVARYVQGQQGESSASLQDIAAGFQEAVVDVLVQKAILAAETKRCECLAVVGGVASNSRLRARIREEAMRAGITVHIPRPEFCTDNAAMIAATGYHYLSQGKNAPLDLDAYSKVPKLLR